The genomic segment TTCCTCGTCATCATGGTAGCTGATAGGTGAGTCACTAGCGTAGGTGCTCAGGGTGCCAGGGCTAGCACCCTCTGACATGCCAAGACCTGCCATAGAGCACCCGTTACTACTGCCATTGCCACTAAGCCCGCTACCGGTCACCATGTTTGCCAGGCTGGTTGCCGTGGCACCCATACCCATGGCCAGTCCTAGCGCTCCAGGGCTCTGAATGGCACTGCCTCGCACTGCCTCCTGGGAATATCGTGGTGCCTTGCGAGCACTCCCTCCTCCACCTGAACTCGTTCCACCCCCCTCTCGGCTGCTGCCACCGTCCCACAGCCGCTTTGCAACAGGGGCGCAGACCACCGAATATGGTGTAGCCACTTCCGGCTGGCTAACTGGCTGTTCCGACTTCACGCGTGACACCAACGGGAGTGGCGTCAGACAGGAAGCAGGTCGGGCTGTGTTGGTACTGGTCTGTGTTACAGGGCTCTGGGGCTCGGAAAGAGGGGTCTCCTCAGCATGAAGACCCTGGGAGTCACAGCTGGGGGAGGAGACCTGGTGATAGAAGATTAAGACTTTTGTGTTTTAAATATCAGGATCAGAAAGGACGTCATTTAACAACTAGATGTAACCTTGCCCAATGcttttatttaaatataaaaaactGTGTGCCTTTCACATTAAGGCAAAGGCCTTACCTTAAGGAAGAATTCAGTGCCTTTTTCCATGATCTGTTGGATCTGCAGGAAACCTGCAGTGTACATTAGAAGAAACTGGTCCCCCACTGTCATGCTGAGACGACCTGTGTAGCAGAAGGCCAAGATCTGCTGGAAGCTCTGTGGCTGCACAGCTGGTGGAAGCTCTACTACAGTATGGCTCATCTCATTGCTATTGGTAGTTCCACTGTTTGTGCTGCTGCTGAAAAGGTCCCGGAAGTAAGAACTGCTAGCAGCAAGCACGGCTCGATGGGCCTAATAAGACAAAACAGACAAAGTATGGTGCCTTCTTAAAATTTTGAAAGTATGATAAGGTTTTTGAGTGTTAATATTAAACTCTAAATGCAAACATTTACTCATCAGGCATTTACTCATTGAAATTAATACATTTAAGAGGGCTGATTCTTAATTTCTGACGTTATTTGTTGGTATTTCAGCACAATACAAAGCTGTCAGTGAGATTAAATCTGAGATGCTCGTAGAATGCCTTCAGTCCGAGTCTCATAATTACAGATTTTGAACCTTCTATTTAAAATAAAAGGCTGGATATGGAGTTACACAACAGTCAGATCTAGCACTGTaaataaaggatttttttttaaggtagAGAGAGGGAATTTAGTGCAATATCCAAGAATATAGAAGTAATCAGTATGATCCTACACTGAAGCTGGACAGTTGTAGGTGAGAAATATTTGCAGAATGACTGAAAATACTATATTTTCCGGAGTACAAGTCACagcttttttactagtttggaaagccctgtgacttatatacagaaaattcacattgttaataataatagtaattattatGACTGTTTATACAGAACTTTCCCAAGAACcaaagcattaaacaaaataaatgccaattataaaaaaataaatgccagtaataaaaaaaatacactaaaacaatgcacaaaaatctaaaattaaagaGCTCATGACACAGAAAAAAGTGCAGCTTATAGTCTGGTGCGACTTGTACTCCGAAAACTATGGTATATGCATTTGCAGTTACTTTCAGATGATTCAAAGGCAATGATTGAGAAAGAACTTGGGTGTGTCATCAGTACCTTGAAGGTGTGGCCTTTGACCACTACGGAGACATCGCAGTAGAGGCCCTGCAGCCGCTGCTCATTTAAACATTCTAAAACATTGTTGCCAAAGTTAGGGATCGCCATCTGGAGCATCTGGGCCATGGTGCGCCTACGCACACCACCAAAATgtcttgggggtgggggggtgggggggggggggttaagagtaagagacagaaacaaaagacacaaaagTTTCAAACTGATAATGTTGGTTATTGTGCCCTACCCAGCAAAGAAAGCAGCAGCAGAGAATGCGGTCATGGGCAGTGTCCACCTACACAAAGATTTGTCACTACGGGCTCCAGCATGTTGATCTATACTTTGCAATGTTCATTTCACAACTTGACAAATATACTGTATGTGAgtaaaaaataatgaataaataaatgtgtgcatGATCTTTGCTATGGTGGTTTATGTATTCTAAAAATGTGTTAAGTATAAAAAAAGTTGAATTTAAAAGGGAAATACGTATGCACAAGATAAGAACAAATGTCACGCACCGTGTTTTCTCCAAAACACGGTCAGCAAATCAACAGTGCATCAACGTTTCACCATTACCCCAatgtaatggactgcatttatatagtgcttttccatctgcatcagacgctcaaagcactttacaataatgcctcacattcaccccaatgtcaaggtgctgccatacaaggtgcacactacacaccgggagcaactaagggatcaaggaccttgcccaagagccctgagtgattttccagtgagactgggatttgaacctatgTACATTCTTATTACCcgaagccaaaatatggccatcagataCTGCatagactttgcgtccatccatctgtctgtactcagcatatctccagtcctattactgccagggtcttcaaattcacagggaccattcttgggacacaaaccttgggcaaggtcaaagatggctaaccttgacctattttaagatgtcAAAAAGTCCCattctgttttctatttttatgttcatacggccaagggtattttagcattgtgttatattttttataATTGTGACACAAACATAAAATGCATTAGCTCAGCATACCGAGTGTGCATGTAACATCACACTGAGGTGCACATAAATGTTTTACCTTTTACTTAGCTGGAGTGGTAATAATCCAAAGTGCAGTCAGTCACATATGAGCCCACACTTACACAGGCCATGGAAGCATAggggcctggggggggggggggggggggggggggggcttgttttAGAATTTAGAATCAGTGAATGCAGATGCAAATATAACTGAGCTGTTAAAGAACGTATTGGAAATAATGTCATCATGGATCATTCCAAACATTGCTTTGAAAAGTAGAAAGTAGCAAAGCAGAAAGAACTCcagaacagcaaaaaaaaaaaaaaaaaaaaaacatcaagaataatttttaaaacactcaaatataataataatttaattaataCAGCCCTCTGAATTGTaattgaattgaatcgtgaggTGTCTAGAGAATTCCTAACCTACAAAACAACACGACTTCCTTCATAGTAACAATAACAGAGCCTGTGATATATCCAGTTGGTACTGACTAACAATTATTCATCATGCAGTCCAACTGAGAGCTTTCCACAAACTCACTTTGTTAATAACTGAAATAAACTCTTGAGGAAGCTTCTTCTTTAGATGATACAGTCCTATATAGTTCACATTCAGCTTGCAGTGTCATTTTGAAAAGCATGCTCAATAACTcgcaccccccacccccttttttgtgTCTTATGGTTTATAATCAGTTGTCCTTAGATAACTATGTCATGTTCTGTTGGtcgatgtacaaaactgtggaaggTAAACAAAGGTGTCCTGTACCTTTTTTTTTAGAGATTCCTGTGATTATTGTGAGCACTCTGCAGGCTGAGTCAACATATGATTGGTATTTTGATGGCATGAATGATATCAGTGACAAGATGTAAAAACACAAAGTAGGTTGTATATTTGATCTATTCCTTTAAGATCATTTTATTgctattatgtaaaaaaaaaacatttatgcttcttcatattaaaatttctaaaatgatcactCTGAAAATAATTCATTACaaaattatatatgaaaaatacataaaataaataaataaataaatgtcaaagtAGAAAGTAATAGAGTCTGCAACTATAGTaacaactaaatcatcacttttacagccggcTTTCTTAGAAAATCTAGGgtatggatgcatgaacatttccatgtgaCTGAGTATGGCTGTGAGTCAAATATTTGATGTACAAGCCAACtaataatttaaataattaaatgtATGACAATACAGTCCTAGTAAGAATTATGGGCACCCATATACTCGGAGTGTAGAATGTAAACTGGGTTCAGGAATAAATGCAAATTAACCAATTTTGTACAACTGGAATAAGTAACACTTTACTATATGGGTAC from the Thalassophryne amazonica chromosome 16, fThaAma1.1, whole genome shotgun sequence genome contains:
- the LOC117527376 gene encoding LOW QUALITY PROTEIN: nucleus accumbens-associated protein 1 (The sequence of the model RefSeq protein was modified relative to this genomic sequence to represent the inferred CDS: deleted 1 base in 1 codon), translating into MAQMLQMAIPNFGNNVLECLNEQRLQGLYCDVSVVVKGHTFKAHRAVLAASSSYFRDLFSSSTNSGTTNSNEMSHTVVELPPAVQPQSFQQILAFCYTGRLSMTVGDQFLLMYTAGFLQIQQIMEKGTEFFLKVSSPSCDSQGLHAEETPLSEPQSPVTQTSTNTARPASCLTPLPLVSRVKSEQPVSQPEVATPYSVVCAPVAKRLWDGGSSREGGGTSSGGGGSARKAPRYSQEAVRGSAIQSPGALGLAMGMGATATSLANMVTGSGLSGNGSSNGCSMAGLGMSEGASPGTLSTYASDSPISYHDDEEEEEGTEECTEEQYRQICNMYTMYSMLNMGAAAAGERVEALPDHTETRGRMRGRDLSCLPAELVAQIGNRCHPKLYEEGDPAEKLELVSGTSVYISRAQLMNCHVSAGTRHKVLLRRLLAAFFDRNTLANSCGTGIRSSTNDPSRKPLDNRVLHAVKFYCQNFATSFKESEMNAIAADMCTNARRWSVRAGSPKLKLLMAENDTYSAFLPDGVKTEDETLGADPGFDPVSLEATGSAGMESGGSSGESLSGVGGDGGPLF